In the genome of Tannockella kyphosi, one region contains:
- the rpsT gene encoding 30S ribosomal protein S20: MANMKQQIKRYKNDNAKRAHNASYKSALKTAVKKVIAATEAGNKEDAVLAYNECASKLDASVTKGIHHKNYANRQKSRLAKLVNSID, translated from the coding sequence ATGGCAAATATGAAACAACAAATTAAACGTTATAAAAACGATAACGCAAAAAGAGCACACAATGCTTCTTACAAATCTGCATTAAAAACTGCAGTTAAAAAAGTTATTGCTGCTACAGAAGCTGGTAATAAAGAAGATGCTGTTTTAGCTTACAATGAATGTGCGTCTAAATTAGATGCATCTGTAACTAAAGGAATTCATCATAAAAATTATGCTAACAGACAAAAATCAAGATTAGCTAAATTAGTAAACTCTATCGACTAA
- the gpr gene encoding GPR endopeptidase has translation MKEYMIRSDLANESLDELKENKHYQREEINQDGINIETFHILQEHPSISQKKGIYTEISFEDYHNSSISKQLTNTIKKLVGNNNPRIFIVGLGNQYLTSDAIGPRTLRDIRVTHYMEQLQRNENHYYDTLALIPGVTIQTGMESCDIIKSIVDQEKIDLVIVIDALCAKDYKKLCHVIQVNNVGIHPGHGIGNKRKAIDEKTIGAKVIAIGVPTVIYASSLVKQVIDTSYCYFGDQLKPENILKVGQRKKYEGELSNQQKELMFGQIGKLEGEKLEKLFQEILVPIGQNLVLSDKQIDEQCEIMSKIISEAINQLRC, from the coding sequence ATGAAAGAATACATGATTAGAAGTGATTTAGCAAATGAATCACTAGATGAATTAAAGGAAAATAAACATTATCAAAGAGAAGAAATAAATCAAGATGGCATTAATATAGAAACCTTTCATATACTACAAGAACACCCTTCTATTTCTCAAAAGAAAGGAATATATACAGAAATATCTTTTGAAGATTATCATAATTCTAGTATTTCTAAACAATTAACAAATACGATTAAGAAGTTAGTAGGTAACAATAATCCTCGTATCTTTATTGTTGGTTTAGGAAACCAATATTTAACAAGTGATGCCATTGGACCAAGAACACTGCGAGATATACGAGTCACTCATTATATGGAACAACTTCAAAGAAATGAAAACCATTATTATGATACATTGGCTTTGATTCCAGGTGTTACGATTCAAACAGGAATGGAGTCATGTGATATTATTAAATCAATTGTAGATCAAGAAAAAATAGATTTAGTTATTGTAATTGATGCACTTTGTGCAAAAGACTATAAAAAACTATGTCATGTTATTCAAGTAAATAATGTTGGAATTCATCCGGGTCATGGAATAGGTAATAAAAGAAAAGCAATTGATGAAAAAACAATCGGAGCAAAAGTAATAGCAATTGGTGTTCCTACTGTTATTTATGCAAGTAGTTTAGTTAAACAAGTTATTGATACATCTTATTGTTATTTTGGAGATCAGTTAAAACCAGAAAATATATTAAAAGTAGGACAGCGTAAAAAATATGAAGGGGAACTATCAAACCAACAAAAAGAACTTATGTTTGGTCAAATTGGAAAGTTAGAAGGAGAAAAATTAGAGAAGTTATTTCAAGAAATACTGGTTCCAATCGGACAAAATCTAGTGCTTAGTGATAAACAAATCGATGAGCAATGCGAGATTATGTCCAAAATAATTAGTGAAGCAATTAATCAATTAAGGTGCTAA
- a CDS encoding stage II sporulation protein P, whose amino-acid sequence MNKTKFQIMIKSILVCCILYQLPVFESDSMSSMEVVTTTNESKGSIYIYNTHQGEEYEGFDVMLGADLLQSNLQALGYQCNREQTSIEDYLYLNSMDYSQCYTVSQMYLEEELEEYGEYDLIIDFHRDAISKELSTITYENKDYAKIMFVVGKSSGNYELVSEISQLLSDYAEDLVPDISRGIMEKESDYNQGVSENIVLIEVGAYQNTKEEVENTIEVLTQVINRYMEENETTTN is encoded by the coding sequence ATGAACAAAACTAAGTTTCAAATTATGATAAAAAGTATTTTAGTTTGTTGTATTTTATATCAGTTACCGGTATTTGAAAGTGATTCCATGAGTTCTATGGAAGTAGTAACTACAACTAATGAATCGAAAGGTAGTATTTATATTTATAACACACATCAAGGAGAAGAGTATGAGGGGTTTGATGTGATGTTAGGAGCTGATTTGTTGCAAAGTAATTTACAGGCTTTAGGTTATCAATGTAATCGAGAACAAACAAGCATTGAAGACTATTTATATCTAAATTCAATGGATTATAGTCAATGTTATACTGTTTCCCAAATGTATTTAGAAGAAGAGTTAGAAGAATATGGTGAATATGATTTAATTATCGATTTTCATCGAGATGCAATTAGTAAAGAACTATCAACCATTACTTATGAAAATAAAGATTATGCAAAAATTATGTTTGTTGTAGGAAAAAGTAGTGGTAATTATGAATTGGTTAGTGAAATATCACAGTTATTATCTGATTATGCAGAAGATTTAGTGCCTGACATAAGTCGTGGTATTATGGAAAAGGAGTCTGATTATAATCAGGGAGTAAGTGAAAATATTGTGTTAATCGAAGTTGGGGCTTATCAAAATACAAAGGAAGAAGTGGAGAATACGATTGAAGTACTTACCCAAGTTATCAATCGTTATATGGAAGAAAATGAGACAACTACTAATTGA
- the fmt gene encoding methionyl-tRNA formyltransferase yields MKDKKILFMGTATFSKEVLEKLIENNYSIIAVVTQPDRYVGRKKEIKMPEVKEVALAHNIPVYQMQSIKQDYIELVELQPDLIITAAYGQIIPEALLESASIGAINVHASLLPMYRGGAPVHQAIIDGQDQTGVTIMYMVKQMDAGNIISQAKIDILDEYTTGVLYDLLATVGANLLIETLPSIIEGTNASISQDSDKVTFSPIITRDKEKIDFNKDARAVFNQVRGLNPWPVGYTIHKGNSVKLWSGFVYSGPKQFNNAKAGTIVDISSLGMVVSTGDGFYVIDEFQVAGKRRMFVKDFLNGNNLFFVGDVFE; encoded by the coding sequence ATGAAAGATAAGAAAATACTATTTATGGGTACAGCAACCTTTTCAAAAGAAGTATTAGAAAAATTAATTGAAAATAATTATTCTATTATAGCTGTCGTAACACAACCTGATCGTTATGTTGGAAGAAAAAAAGAAATTAAGATGCCAGAAGTAAAAGAAGTGGCATTAGCACATAATATTCCTGTTTATCAAATGCAATCGATTAAACAAGATTACATTGAATTAGTTGAACTACAACCTGATTTAATTATTACTGCTGCTTATGGACAAATTATTCCGGAGGCATTATTAGAGAGTGCTTCGATTGGTGCTATTAATGTTCATGCATCATTATTACCAATGTATCGTGGTGGAGCACCAGTTCACCAAGCAATCATTGATGGACAAGATCAAACTGGAGTAACAATTATGTATATGGTAAAACAAATGGATGCTGGTAATATTATTTCTCAAGCAAAAATAGATATTTTAGATGAATATACAACTGGAGTATTATATGATTTACTAGCAACAGTTGGTGCTAATTTATTAATCGAAACATTACCAAGTATTATAGAAGGAACCAATGCATCGATTAGTCAAGATAGTGATAAAGTTACTTTCTCTCCCATTATTACAAGAGATAAAGAAAAAATCGATTTCAATAAAGATGCAAGAGCTGTCTTTAATCAAGTTCGTGGACTGAATCCTTGGCCTGTTGGTTATACAATTCATAAAGGAAATAGTGTTAAGTTATGGAGTGGTTTTGTTTATAGTGGTCCAAAACAATTTAATAATGCAAAAGCAGGTACAATTGTGGATATTTCTTCATTAGGTATGGTAGTAAGTACTGGGGATGGCTTTTATGTAATTGATGAATTTCAAGTAGCAGGAAAGAGAAGAATGTTTGTTAAAGATTTCTTGAATGGAAATAATTTATTTTTTGTAGGAGATGTTTTTGAATAA
- a CDS encoding Cof-type HAD-IIB family hydrolase has translation MKYLFFDIDGTLVGESKKVTKKTREAIQLAKANGHHVFLCTGRAPTSINEDVKSVGFEGIISSAGGFVQVGDTYIYENFINQYILAEVMLLFTNKKILFSLESKDALYQTPGVLEFFQKQMHERIPEGNLELARFLEERRKEEIRLPISKFDILTTPITKLCFISPDKFAFLDCVKYLSEFFHIVTFSKPEDSFINGEIILKNCTKGDGMERIIHHIGGTMEDTIAYGDSLNDYQMIETANIGVVSVLSPDKLKSIANDFFEDPDNDGIAKHLEKIGII, from the coding sequence ATGAAATATTTATTTTTTGATATTGATGGGACTTTGGTTGGAGAATCCAAAAAAGTCACTAAAAAAACAAGAGAAGCAATACAGTTAGCCAAAGCAAATGGTCATCATGTTTTTCTTTGTACAGGTAGAGCACCAACATCTATTAATGAAGATGTAAAAAGCGTTGGGTTTGAAGGGATTATTTCTTCAGCAGGTGGATTCGTTCAAGTTGGAGATACGTATATTTATGAAAATTTTATTAATCAATACATATTAGCAGAAGTTATGTTACTGTTTACTAATAAAAAAATATTATTTAGTTTAGAATCAAAAGATGCGCTATACCAAACACCTGGTGTGCTGGAGTTTTTCCAAAAACAAATGCATGAACGCATTCCGGAAGGAAATTTAGAATTAGCACGATTTTTAGAAGAAAGAAGAAAAGAAGAAATTCGTTTACCAATTAGTAAGTTTGATATTTTAACTACTCCTATTACTAAACTTTGTTTTATTAGTCCTGATAAATTTGCCTTTTTAGATTGTGTTAAATATTTGTCAGAGTTTTTTCATATTGTTACTTTTTCAAAACCGGAAGATAGTTTTATAAATGGGGAAATCATTTTGAAAAACTGTACAAAAGGGGATGGAATGGAACGTATTATTCATCATATTGGTGGTACTATGGAAGATACGATTGCATATGGAGATAGTTTAAATGATTATCAAATGATTGAAACTGCCAACATCGGAGTAGTATCTGTTTTATCTCCGGATAAGTTAAAATCGATAGCTAATGATTTTTTTGAAGATCCAGATAATGATGGTATTGCGAAACATTTAGAAAAGATTGGAATTATATAA
- a CDS encoding helix-turn-helix domain-containing protein, whose product MMSSLDIALGNAIRTARKRNCMTIEMLAKRINKSNAYISRIENGIISIELDVLHQISTVINEPVLELLKKSEYIPDHQNYHYTVLEKQFISFIEMINSNMHYNIDIYKISRKDMEQSLWYLDGVVELLNKKYPGKEV is encoded by the coding sequence ATGATGAGTAGTTTAGATATAGCCCTAGGCAACGCTATTAGAACGGCTAGAAAACGAAATTGCATGACTATTGAAATGTTGGCAAAAAGAATTAATAAGTCGAATGCTTATATTTCTAGAATAGAAAATGGCATAATTAGTATTGAATTAGATGTATTACATCAAATTAGTACTGTTATTAATGAACCAGTATTAGAATTATTAAAAAAATCAGAATATATTCCTGATCATCAAAACTATCATTATACAGTTTTAGAAAAACAATTCATTTCATTTATTGAAATGATTAATTCAAATATGCATTATAATATTGATATTTATAAAATAAGTCGTAAAGATATGGAACAGTCATTATGGTATTTAGACGGAGTAGTAGAATTACTAAATAAAAAATACCCAGGAAAGGAAGTATAA
- a CDS encoding M18 family aminopeptidase, which translates to MNTKLLEFIDASPSAFQAVVNIKKELNQAGFIELNEQTEWSLQKNQKYYVSRNSSALFAFCIPETFDSIQMAASHLDSPTFKIKANGAMIDKNQIRLDVEKYGGMILHTWFDRPLSMAGRMVVKNKKMESILFDDKKPWLMIPSVAIHLNRDVNQGKAINVQKEMLPIVGQGSDFELEKYLQEKHHIEGEILAVDAFLYNPESSKVWGINDEFLSAPRIDNLECTYAILEAIKESSSKNVLNMALFFDNEEVGSGTKQGADSSFLTDVLARIKEACHLSQQQVLSMIARGFMISADNAHGYHPGYGELYSPSDQPKINEGIVVKHNANQKYTSDAISAAIFYQLCKEAGVSHQNYYNHTNAPGGSTLGNIANTHVSLNTVDIGLAQWAMHSSYETAGTKDYQDLVSVLTYFYRHKMEICNEDYMNL; encoded by the coding sequence ATGAATACAAAATTATTAGAGTTTATAGATGCTTCACCTTCTGCTTTTCAAGCAGTTGTTAATATTAAAAAAGAATTAAATCAGGCAGGATTTATTGAATTAAATGAACAAACAGAATGGTCTTTACAAAAGAATCAAAAATATTATGTTTCTAGAAATAGTTCTGCTTTGTTTGCTTTTTGTATACCTGAAACTTTTGATTCTATACAAATGGCAGCTAGTCATTTAGATTCTCCAACTTTTAAAATAAAAGCAAATGGAGCAATGATTGATAAAAATCAAATTCGTTTAGATGTTGAAAAATATGGTGGAATGATTTTACATACTTGGTTTGATCGTCCTTTAAGTATGGCAGGACGTATGGTTGTGAAAAATAAAAAAATGGAATCTATTTTATTTGATGATAAAAAACCATGGTTAATGATTCCTAGTGTTGCAATTCACTTGAATCGTGATGTTAACCAAGGGAAAGCAATTAATGTACAAAAAGAAATGTTACCGATTGTTGGTCAAGGAAGTGATTTTGAATTAGAGAAATACTTACAAGAAAAACATCATATCGAAGGTGAGATTTTAGCAGTAGATGCATTTTTATACAATCCAGAATCAAGCAAAGTGTGGGGTATCAATGATGAATTTCTATCAGCACCAAGAATTGATAATTTAGAGTGTACTTATGCTATCTTGGAAGCAATTAAAGAAAGTAGTTCTAAAAATGTATTGAACATGGCCTTATTCTTTGATAATGAAGAAGTTGGAAGTGGTACGAAACAAGGAGCGGATTCTAGCTTTTTAACAGATGTACTTGCCAGAATAAAAGAAGCATGTCATTTATCACAACAACAAGTTTTATCTATGATTGCTAGAGGGTTTATGATTTCAGCAGATAATGCCCATGGCTATCATCCAGGGTATGGGGAGTTATATAGTCCAAGTGATCAACCAAAAATTAATGAAGGAATTGTTGTAAAACATAATGCGAATCAAAAGTATACAAGTGATGCAATAAGTGCTGCTATTTTTTATCAGTTATGTAAAGAAGCAGGGGTGAGCCATCAAAATTATTATAATCATACAAATGCTCCAGGTGGATCTACTTTAGGTAATATCGCTAATACACATGTTTCATTAAATACTGTTGATATTGGTTTAGCACAATGGGCAATGCATTCTAGTTATGAAACTGCAGGAACAAAGGATTATCAAGATTTAGTTTCTGTTTTAACTTATTTCTATCGTCATAAAATGGAAATATGCAACGAAGACTATATGAATTTATAG
- a CDS encoding D-alanyl-D-alanine carboxypeptidase family protein, whose amino-acid sequence MKKIIGCLLVIVILQDNIYGLGDNAKAMVLMEASTNQVLEQNNPSETLYPASTTKIMTMILLFEALNQGVTSFDTMVSTSEYASGMGGSQVYLETGEQMSVYDLFKSIAIASANDASVVIGEHLGGTIENFVVMMNEKAVALGLENTNFTNATGLHDDNHYTSAYDLAVMASYLIEIGGQDLLDVTSLYDSYIREDNEQPFWLVNTNKLLKTYNVDGLKTGYTSEAGYCLVSTIEKDGMRLIGVLLDEELPDIRNQEMIELLEYGFSQYTKDTLYSQGDQVDILEIENISSNHIDVIVNQDVAIVMKKTETSTIETKISYYEDIGSIFLDTPIGVLEIYKDGVVVEQINLYSKEVVLEDNYFTRVYYTFSQLWH is encoded by the coding sequence ATGAAAAAAATAATAGGCTGTTTATTAGTGATTGTTATCTTACAAGATAATATATATGGATTAGGAGATAATGCCAAAGCAATGGTTTTAATGGAAGCTAGTACCAATCAAGTATTGGAACAAAATAATCCTAGTGAGACTTTATATCCTGCATCAACAACCAAAATAATGACAATGATTTTATTATTTGAAGCCCTTAATCAAGGAGTTACTTCTTTTGATACAATGGTTTCAACAAGTGAATATGCTAGTGGAATGGGCGGAAGTCAAGTATATTTAGAAACAGGAGAACAAATGAGTGTCTATGATTTATTTAAGTCTATTGCAATAGCTAGTGCTAATGATGCGAGTGTGGTTATTGGAGAGCATTTGGGTGGAACAATTGAAAACTTTGTAGTAATGATGAATGAAAAGGCTGTTGCTTTAGGATTAGAAAATACGAACTTTACAAATGCAACTGGATTACATGATGATAACCATTATACTAGTGCTTATGATTTAGCAGTTATGGCTAGTTATTTAATTGAAATAGGTGGACAAGATTTATTGGATGTGACATCTTTATATGATAGTTATATTAGAGAAGATAATGAACAACCTTTTTGGTTAGTAAATACGAATAAATTATTAAAGACTTATAATGTAGATGGACTTAAAACAGGTTATACAAGTGAAGCAGGATATTGTTTAGTATCGACTATTGAAAAGGATGGAATGCGTTTAATTGGCGTGTTGCTAGATGAAGAATTACCAGATATAAGAAATCAAGAGATGATTGAATTATTAGAATATGGTTTTAGTCAGTATACAAAAGATACGCTTTATTCCCAAGGGGATCAAGTAGATATTTTAGAAATAGAAAATATCTCATCCAATCATATTGATGTTATTGTCAATCAAGATGTAGCTATTGTTATGAAAAAAACAGAAACCAGTACGATAGAAACAAAGATTTCTTATTATGAAGATATTGGATCTATCTTTTTAGATACACCGATTGGAGTATTAGAGATATATAAAGATGGTGTAGTAGTAGAACAAATTAATTTATATAGTAAAGAAGTAGTATTAGAAGATAATTATTTTACTAGAGTATATTATACATTTAGTCAGCTTTGGCATTAA
- a CDS encoding anti-sigma factor antagonist (This anti-anti-sigma factor, or anti-sigma factor antagonist, belongs to a family that includes characterized members SpoIIAA, RsbV, RsfA, and RsfB.), translating to MENKLEYQYLNGDLIVYFIGELDGLVTPKYRYILDELLSNKKTNIIFDFKKTILVDSAGVGLLIGRYQQVKHTGHVCSIQNTSNVTYKLLDLSGIFKIMEYREEVKC from the coding sequence ATGGAAAATAAGTTAGAGTATCAATATCTTAATGGTGATTTAATAGTTTATTTTATAGGTGAATTAGATGGCTTAGTAACCCCAAAATATCGCTATATTTTAGATGAATTATTAAGTAATAAAAAAACGAATATTATCTTTGATTTTAAAAAGACAATATTAGTGGATAGTGCAGGAGTTGGTTTATTGATAGGTCGTTATCAACAAGTGAAGCATACAGGACATGTTTGTAGCATTCAAAATACGAGTAATGTTACGTATAAGTTGTTGGATTTATCGGGTATTTTTAAGATTATGGAGTATAGGGAGGAAGTTAAATGTTAA
- the spoIIAB gene encoding anti-sigma F factor, producing MLREMEVSFNALLENEPFARTSVASFIASLNPTIDEMIEIKTIVSEAVSNAIVHGYRSDASNKVVIKVKIEEKRFVEIQVQDYGKGIENIEKAKTPLYSTMQELEHAGMGFTIIEALSDNLDIVSSIDLGTKLIIKKRLKDMNFE from the coding sequence ATGTTAAGGGAAATGGAAGTGAGTTTTAATGCTTTGTTAGAGAATGAACCTTTTGCTAGAACATCTGTAGCATCTTTTATTGCAAGTTTAAATCCAACAATTGATGAAATGATTGAAATTAAGACAATTGTAAGTGAGGCAGTTAGTAATGCAATTGTTCATGGGTATCGGAGTGATGCTAGTAATAAGGTTGTTATTAAAGTAAAGATAGAAGAAAAACGTTTTGTAGAGATTCAAGTACAGGATTATGGAAAAGGTATCGAAAATATTGAAAAAGCAAAAACACCTTTATATAGTACGATGCAAGAATTAGAACATGCGGGGATGGGGTTTACGATTATTGAAGCATTATCAGATAATTTAGACATAGTTTCTTCTATTGATTTAGGAACAAAACTAATTATTAAAAAAAGATTGAAAGATATGAATTTTGAATAA
- a CDS encoding SigB/SigF/SigG family RNA polymerase sigma factor produces MNKAETLELLQLVQSGDESAKTKIVELNIGLVWSIVHRFKNNYYDKEDLFQIGCIGLMKAINNFDSSYQVQFSTYAVPIIMGEIKRHFRDDGSIKVSRSLKELNLKITKAKEVFINENNCDPTITQLAKYLGVEDQDIVEAIDSSHYPTSLSEPIYESDGSSIDLEDRIEDKKNKLWFERIALQMEIAKLDEKEKQILHMRYNLDYNQDKVAKALSISQVQVSRLEKKIIMKLKNRFNE; encoded by the coding sequence TTGAATAAGGCAGAAACACTAGAACTATTACAATTAGTACAATCAGGGGATGAGAGTGCTAAAACTAAGATAGTAGAGTTAAATATAGGGTTGGTATGGTCTATTGTTCATCGTTTTAAAAATAATTATTATGATAAAGAAGATTTGTTTCAGATAGGTTGTATTGGATTAATGAAGGCGATTAATAATTTTGATTCTTCTTATCAAGTTCAATTTTCAACTTATGCAGTACCTATTATTATGGGTGAAATTAAACGTCATTTTAGAGATGATGGAAGTATCAAAGTGAGTCGTTCTTTAAAAGAATTGAATTTAAAAATAACAAAAGCAAAAGAAGTGTTTATTAATGAAAATAATTGTGATCCAACAATTACTCAATTAGCAAAGTATCTAGGAGTAGAAGACCAAGATATCGTAGAAGCTATTGATTCTTCGCATTATCCAACTAGTTTAAGTGAACCTATTTATGAAAGTGATGGAAGCTCAATTGATTTAGAAGATCGTATTGAAGATAAGAAAAATAAGTTGTGGTTTGAAAGAATTGCATTACAGATGGAAATAGCAAAACTAGATGAAAAAGAAAAACAAATTTTACATATGCGTTATAATTTAGATTATAACCAAGATAAAGTAGCAAAAGCATTATCCATATCTCAAGTCCAAGTATCTCGATTAGAAAAGAAAATCATTATGAAATTAAAAAACCGTTTTAATGAATAA
- the lepB gene encoding signal peptidase I, protein MEETKKLALIETIKEYAFIIIATILFTYILLFFVQISKVYGTSMLPTYEQGDVLLLDCFFYKQGEPEANDIVVIDYYDANNEETYIIKRVVAVGGDQLEIIDNQLYVNGELVIEDYIYEEMDTEDISVYVPEGKIFVMGDNRNVSLDSRMIGYVDFEDDVVGTVLFQIF, encoded by the coding sequence ATGGAAGAAACGAAAAAATTAGCTTTAATAGAAACAATAAAAGAGTATGCATTTATTATTATTGCAACAATTCTTTTTACTTATATATTATTATTCTTTGTACAAATATCAAAGGTATATGGAACTAGTATGTTACCAACTTATGAACAGGGTGATGTTCTTTTGTTGGATTGCTTTTTTTATAAACAGGGTGAACCAGAAGCAAATGATATTGTGGTTATTGATTATTATGATGCTAATAACGAAGAAACTTATATTATTAAAAGAGTGGTAGCAGTAGGTGGTGATCAATTAGAAATAATCGATAATCAATTATATGTAAATGGTGAATTAGTGATAGAAGACTATATTTATGAAGAGATGGATACAGAAGATATTTCTGTTTATGTCCCGGAAGGTAAAATATTTGTAATGGGTGATAACCGTAATGTTTCCTTAGATTCAAGAATGATTGGATATGTTGATTTTGAGGATGATGTTGTGGGAACTGTTCTTTTTCAAATATTTTAG
- a CDS encoding phosphoenolpyruvate carboxykinase, translating to MAYKFNITRGNAILNFSQEYCQSRCELIESESFARVLRGFINDCVRKENTIYTYLDEANKDELDTVEDLRLIFKLLLVMSVEEVTSSYPGLAIYFRDRGEFVKVVEEVYLYWRRLQRYSVVFNEKTSKGYQNVQFADAQSKFEALVLSVYRSIEETALGYRHNVYRQVTAGVNAGLRVTNIRSFLPYEYRCLDDIPFIETVIIHPPFITYSKRNTRDGIFPETKSNPIEDLKFDSDQWFCYPAKVGDLLAFVYFNVSFMAQGVTLCNLFELADEEEYRNRKPDILYVYGYEDGKGDQSFYQDNVNDMMVAKLSFSDEFDYFGYMKKMVLTLHNVRKINKKELPIHGAMVKITLHSGEVKNIAVMGDSGAGKSETIEQIKVFGEPYIRDIITIYDDMGLLSYDEEGKIKSSGTEIGAFVRLDDLDAGYSFKELDRSVFMNPDKINARIVIPIADYKDVVAKHDVDFFLYANNYDEGGEALSFFDNKEDALKVFRAGARMAKGTTTENGLVESYFANPFGPVQRKEQTEPILEDYFDQMFKQGVQVGQLRTRLGLKGFEHKGPKEAAIEIIKYITGEDELKLDITK from the coding sequence ATGGCATATAAATTCAACATAACTAGAGGAAATGCGATACTTAACTTCTCACAAGAATATTGTCAATCAAGATGCGAATTGATTGAAAGTGAATCTTTTGCGAGAGTTTTACGTGGTTTCATCAATGACTGTGTACGTAAAGAAAATACGATTTATACTTATCTAGATGAAGCAAATAAAGATGAATTAGATACAGTAGAAGACTTGCGTTTAATTTTTAAACTATTATTAGTCATGTCAGTAGAAGAAGTTACTTCTTCTTATCCAGGGTTAGCTATTTATTTTAGAGATCGTGGGGAATTTGTTAAAGTTGTCGAAGAGGTGTATTTATATTGGAGAAGACTGCAACGTTATAGCGTTGTATTTAATGAAAAAACAAGTAAAGGATATCAAAATGTTCAGTTTGCAGATGCTCAATCTAAATTTGAAGCATTAGTATTATCTGTATATCGTAGTATTGAAGAAACAGCGTTAGGATATCGTCATAACGTTTATCGTCAAGTAACTGCAGGTGTAAATGCAGGATTACGTGTTACTAACATTCGTTCTTTCTTGCCTTATGAATATCGTTGTTTAGATGATATTCCTTTCATTGAAACAGTGATTATTCATCCACCGTTTATTACTTATTCAAAACGTAATACTCGTGATGGGATTTTTCCGGAAACAAAATCAAATCCGATTGAAGATTTAAAATTCGATAGTGATCAATGGTTCTGTTATCCAGCAAAAGTGGGAGATTTATTAGCGTTTGTTTATTTCAATGTTTCATTTATGGCTCAAGGGGTTACTTTATGTAACTTATTTGAATTAGCAGATGAAGAAGAATATCGCAATCGTAAACCAGATATCTTATATGTATATGGATATGAAGATGGCAAAGGAGATCAATCATTCTACCAAGATAATGTAAATGATATGATGGTTGCTAAATTATCTTTCAGTGATGAGTTTGATTATTTTGGATATATGAAAAAAATGGTTTTAACATTACACAATGTTCGTAAAATCAATAAAAAAGAATTACCAATTCATGGTGCAATGGTAAAGATTACTTTACATTCGGGGGAAGTAAAGAATATTGCTGTCATGGGAGACAGTGGTGCTGGTAAATCAGAAACTATTGAACAAATTAAGGTTTTTGGGGAACCTTATATCCGTGATATTATTACTATTTATGACGATATGGGTTTATTGTCATATGATGAAGAAGGTAAAATTAAGTCTTCAGGGACTGAAATTGGTGCATTTGTACGTTTAGATGATTTAGATGCAGGATATAGCTTTAAAGAGTTAGACCGTTCTGTATTTATGAATCCAGATAAGATTAATGCTCGTATTGTTATCCCTATTGCAGACTATAAAGATGTAGTAGCAAAACATGATGTTGATTTCTTCTTATATGCTAACAATTATGATGAAGGTGGAGAAGCTTTAAGTTTCTTTGATAATAAAGAAGATGCGTTAAAAGTATTCCGTGCTGGAGCTCGTATGGCTAAAGGAACAACTACTGAAAATGGATTAGTAGAAAGTTATTTCGCAAATCCTTTTGGACCAGTTCAAAGAAAAGAACAAACAGAACCTATTTTAGAAGATTATTTTGATCAAATGTTTAAACAAGGTGTTCAAGTTGGTCAATTAAGAACTCGTCTAGGTTTAAAAGGTTTTGAACATAAAGGACCGAAAGAAGCAGCTATTGAAATTATTAAATATATTACAGGTGAAGATGAATTAAAATTAGATATCACTAAATAA